A stretch of the Natribaculum luteum genome encodes the following:
- a CDS encoding DUF6498-containing protein, whose amino-acid sequence MENKQRTEGNPFEFGAIALANLLPIIGYFVLDWEFTAVFMLYWVEIVALWLVYCGFALFAQRRSNYEDREQQILIAPLGDKFWSDNPRKIGPLPPVYSRNLRVIIPSCVFMMLASFVLGSALLEGTTDRGMPGATVGDPAAFFANFSVLTSLPIFGTAVLFVLIHFVTIYRIYVRSRQYEETSAYSMLELPARFILVYLGGLIMLVFVFFIGLLIAEFIASDSLAGVLPYVLFVTLKLALERGRFHAERSAPDDGFPSWFVPNELRSEQTQSS is encoded by the coding sequence ATGGAGAACAAGCAACGAACTGAGGGCAACCCTTTTGAGTTCGGCGCGATAGCCCTTGCTAACCTGTTACCGATTATCGGGTACTTCGTACTTGACTGGGAGTTTACCGCCGTTTTCATGCTCTACTGGGTTGAAATCGTCGCATTGTGGCTCGTGTACTGTGGCTTCGCTCTGTTTGCTCAGCGACGGAGTAACTACGAGGACCGAGAGCAGCAGATCCTTATCGCGCCTCTTGGAGATAAGTTCTGGAGCGATAATCCTCGAAAGATTGGTCCGCTTCCTCCGGTCTATTCGAGGAATTTGCGAGTGATCATCCCGTCCTGTGTTTTTATGATGCTCGCAAGCTTCGTACTTGGGTCCGCTCTGCTGGAAGGAACTACGGACCGTGGGATGCCGGGAGCCACAGTGGGTGATCCTGCGGCATTCTTCGCGAATTTTTCAGTGCTTACCTCACTACCAATATTCGGGACTGCAGTATTGTTTGTGCTTATACATTTCGTTACTATATATAGAATCTACGTTCGCTCACGTCAATACGAGGAGACGTCAGCGTATAGTATGCTTGAGTTACCTGCGCGTTTTATCCTCGTCTATCTCGGTGGACTCATAATGTTGGTTTTTGTGTTCTTCATCGGACTACTGATTGCGGAATTCATTGCTTCTGACTCACTTGCGGGGGTGCTCCCTTACGTACTGTTCGTGACGCTAAAACTCGCTCTCGAACGAGGTCGGTTTCACGCAGAACGATCGGCACCCGACGATGGATTCCCGTCGTGGTTCGTCCCGAACGAACTTCGTTCGGAACAAACTCAGTCGAGCTGA
- the tnpC gene encoding IS66 family transposase yields MNWDDLTKDELLSRFLQMEERIDELEEKLDQKDERIEEQNERIEELETRLRKYENPHTPPSKRRSGTDESPTSQDDEDDDVRTDGGTPGRKDGHDPEWRSSPDPDEEVEVTCECCPECGEYFDESVGVSPRLVEEIPDPQPPEVTQYNHHRYQCDSCGTETVATHPDCPDEGQFGVNVIAQSALSRYDHRLPYRKIADRFEQLHELELSGASAWHATERAARAGRCEYEQIRRKIQDADVVHIDETGIKRDGEQAWIWTFKTSQHTLYAVRESRGSDVPAEVLSEDFAGTVICDGWTAYPAFSSNLQRCWAHILREAEDAAAKQDEAIPIHRELKQLYVGLQARLETDLSQRERAEVHRVGQRGLEIIDRSVPDGPVATLLGKLEGGLDHWLTFVGEPAVSPTNNAAENALREPVVLRKIIGTLRNDRGMFVHETILSLLATWRQQGRNPYEELTRVVHDNEIISRDQAAPVVEPSG; encoded by the coding sequence ATGAACTGGGACGATCTCACCAAGGACGAACTCCTCTCGCGGTTTCTCCAGATGGAGGAACGAATCGACGAGCTGGAGGAGAAACTTGACCAGAAGGACGAGCGGATCGAGGAACAGAACGAACGAATCGAAGAGCTCGAAACACGCCTACGGAAGTACGAGAATCCACACACTCCACCCAGCAAGCGACGGTCGGGGACCGACGAGTCCCCGACCTCGCAGGACGACGAAGACGACGATGTCCGAACTGACGGCGGCACTCCTGGCCGAAAGGACGGTCACGACCCAGAGTGGCGCTCTTCACCAGATCCTGACGAAGAGGTCGAGGTTACCTGTGAGTGCTGTCCTGAGTGTGGCGAGTACTTCGACGAGTCGGTGGGCGTTAGCCCCCGACTCGTCGAGGAGATTCCGGATCCACAGCCACCAGAAGTCACCCAGTACAACCACCACCGCTACCAGTGCGACTCCTGTGGAACGGAGACAGTTGCGACTCACCCCGACTGCCCCGATGAGGGGCAGTTCGGGGTGAACGTCATCGCGCAATCAGCACTGTCACGGTACGATCACCGCCTTCCCTACCGGAAGATCGCTGATCGCTTCGAGCAACTGCACGAGCTCGAACTCTCGGGCGCGTCCGCGTGGCACGCGACCGAGCGCGCTGCGCGCGCCGGTCGCTGTGAGTACGAGCAGATCCGTCGGAAGATCCAAGATGCCGATGTGGTTCACATCGATGAAACAGGGATCAAACGTGACGGTGAGCAGGCGTGGATTTGGACGTTCAAGACATCTCAGCATACGTTGTACGCGGTTAGGGAGAGTCGTGGAAGTGATGTTCCCGCAGAAGTCCTCAGCGAGGACTTCGCGGGAACGGTCATTTGTGACGGATGGACGGCCTATCCAGCCTTCAGCAGCAATCTCCAGCGGTGTTGGGCACACATTCTCCGAGAAGCTGAAGACGCGGCTGCAAAACAGGACGAAGCCATTCCGATCCACCGCGAACTCAAGCAGTTGTACGTCGGTCTCCAGGCGCGGCTGGAGACCGACTTGTCACAACGTGAACGTGCGGAAGTTCACCGAGTAGGGCAGAGAGGGCTAGAGATCATCGACCGGTCAGTGCCCGACGGACCAGTGGCAACACTTCTCGGGAAGTTGGAAGGTGGCCTCGACCACTGGCTCACCTTCGTCGGTGAGCCAGCGGTCTCACCGACGAATAATGCCGCAGAGAATGCACTTCGTGAACCGGTTGTGTTGCGGAAAATCATCGGAACCCTCCGGAACGACCGTGGAATGTTCGTTCACGAGACGATCTTGTCCCTGCTGGCGACGTGGCGCCAGCAGGGACGCAACCCATACGAGGAACTCACGCGGGTTGTCCACGACAACGAGATAATCTCACGAGATCAGGCTGCGCCGGTTGTTGAGCCCTCGGGGTAA
- a CDS encoding YbjQ family protein translates to MEFVTTETVPGHEIEETLGIARGNTVRARNVGRDITQSIRNITGGELKAYSELLSDARDEALERMADDARSMNADAVVNIRLESSEIANGGSEVIAYGTAVRLK, encoded by the coding sequence ATGGAGTTCGTCACCACTGAAACGGTCCCCGGTCACGAGATCGAAGAGACGCTCGGTATCGCTCGAGGCAACACCGTCAGAGCGCGCAACGTTGGCAGAGACATCACACAGAGTATCCGGAACATCACCGGCGGCGAGTTGAAAGCCTACTCCGAACTGTTAAGCGACGCCCGCGACGAGGCCCTCGAGCGCATGGCCGACGACGCCCGATCGATGAACGCCGACGCCGTCGTCAACATTCGACTCGAGAGTTCCGAGATCGCAAACGGCGGGTCGGAAGTCATCGCGTACGGGACTGCCGTCCGACTGAAGTGA
- a CDS encoding stage II sporulation protein M, which produces MKLSAAVTAVATTLRRRPADLLPFYVLGIAVPAITRVGTFLGLVVSYLYLETTGRLEMARAELASRDLSPPDPEAQPEAFAEWAADLDPVLEALFPPAVVGILAVTAVFTVIAALVAHTGVAAGQLAACDARLRDERGLSAGIAGVRRHWLSFLGLFVLEASLWIVAALAAALFAGAVALGTVVVTGETAIGVLAALLGFVLWIVVVAAVRGVFAFAPVAVVVDDGGIAGSLAASLGFLRRRPVEAVFYYVSAIAAIVGFAGIFSLLSAGSAGSLGSLVVALVVLPALDLLKTTLYGAYRGSISPPSSPDRTFRTQLAAGVRRGWAELSTFVRDAPGVHVVAVAVTVAGFATGWLLAGPFVGVVETSIAARLEGHFPPTAAIQLFVNNWTVALTTAYAGVALAVPAAASLAFNGFAIGIYARLEVDLPELIAFIIPHGILEIPAIVVAGALGIHLGVVAWRTIRGRLERSVAATELERAFWVLVGIGLVLAVAALVEGFVSPYYFRFV; this is translated from the coding sequence ATGAAACTCTCCGCGGCCGTAACCGCCGTCGCCACGACGTTACGTCGCCGTCCCGCCGATCTCCTCCCGTTCTACGTGCTCGGGATCGCCGTGCCCGCGATCACCCGCGTCGGCACCTTCCTGGGTCTCGTCGTCAGCTACCTCTACCTCGAGACCACCGGCCGACTCGAGATGGCCCGTGCGGAACTCGCGAGTCGCGACCTCTCCCCGCCGGACCCCGAGGCACAACCCGAGGCGTTCGCCGAGTGGGCGGCCGACCTCGACCCGGTGCTCGAGGCGTTGTTCCCGCCGGCCGTGGTCGGCATCCTCGCCGTTACGGCCGTCTTCACCGTCATCGCGGCTCTCGTCGCCCACACCGGCGTCGCTGCTGGCCAGCTGGCTGCCTGCGACGCTCGCCTCCGAGACGAACGTGGATTGTCGGCGGGGATCGCGGGCGTTCGCCGCCACTGGCTATCGTTTCTCGGGCTGTTCGTCCTCGAGGCGAGCCTGTGGATCGTGGCGGCGCTTGCGGCGGCACTGTTCGCAGGGGCAGTCGCACTGGGCACCGTCGTCGTCACGGGCGAGACGGCCATCGGCGTCCTCGCCGCACTGCTGGGGTTCGTTCTATGGATCGTCGTCGTCGCCGCCGTCCGGGGCGTGTTCGCGTTCGCCCCGGTCGCCGTCGTCGTCGACGATGGCGGGATCGCCGGGTCGCTCGCTGCGAGTCTCGGCTTCCTCCGGCGGCGACCCGTCGAGGCGGTCTTCTACTACGTGAGTGCGATCGCTGCTATCGTGGGATTCGCCGGCATCTTCTCGCTGCTTTCGGCCGGGAGCGCCGGGAGTCTCGGCTCGCTCGTCGTCGCACTGGTGGTGCTTCCGGCGCTCGACCTCCTGAAGACGACGCTGTACGGCGCATACCGGGGCTCGATCTCACCGCCGTCGTCACCGGATCGGACGTTCCGGACGCAACTCGCCGCAGGAGTCCGTCGCGGCTGGGCCGAACTGTCCACGTTCGTCCGTGACGCGCCCGGCGTTCACGTCGTCGCAGTCGCCGTCACAGTCGCTGGCTTCGCGACGGGATGGCTGCTCGCCGGACCGTTCGTCGGCGTCGTCGAAACGTCGATCGCCGCCCGACTCGAGGGGCATTTCCCGCCCACTGCGGCGATCCAGCTTTTCGTGAACAACTGGACCGTCGCCCTCACGACGGCCTACGCCGGCGTCGCACTCGCCGTTCCGGCGGCCGCCTCACTGGCGTTCAACGGCTTTGCTATCGGGATCTACGCCCGTCTCGAGGTCGACCTCCCCGAACTGATCGCGTTCATCATCCCCCACGGGATCCTCGAGATCCCGGCGATCGTCGTCGCCGGCGCACTCGGCATCCACCTGGGCGTCGTCGCCTGGCGGACGATACGCGGGCGACTCGAGCGGTCGGTGGCCGCAACGGAACTGGAACGGGCGTTCTGGGTGCTCGTCGGGATCGGGCTGGTGCTCGCAGTCGCCGCACTCGTCGAGGGATTCGTGAGTCCGTACTACTTCCGATTCGTCTAG
- a CDS encoding UPF0175 family protein: MGTISTRVPDDLEGELEEYLEEERLDRSTAVRKLLSEGLQEWRREQALERLAADEITLTKGAQLAEMSVWEFAQLAKDHDITWVSDNHLEDDLEDL, encoded by the coding sequence ATGGGAACGATATCAACACGGGTTCCGGATGATCTCGAGGGGGAACTCGAAGAATACCTCGAGGAAGAACGTCTGGATCGGAGTACAGCAGTGCGAAAACTTCTCTCGGAGGGACTCCAGGAGTGGCGTCGTGAACAAGCCCTCGAACGACTCGCTGCCGATGAGATTACGCTTACGAAAGGCGCCCAGCTCGCAGAGATGTCTGTCTGGGAATTTGCCCAACTCGCGAAAGATCATGACATCACGTGGGTCTCGGACAATCACCTCGAAGACGATCTCGAGGACCTGTGA